From Toxorhynchites rutilus septentrionalis strain SRP chromosome 2, ASM2978413v1, whole genome shotgun sequence, a single genomic window includes:
- the LOC129770245 gene encoding transmembrane protein 14 homolog isoform X2: MICLAIEVVSPVMFDVVGIIFAILVAAGGAYGYFKAGSVPSLIAGLAFGILLGIGAYFNSTDSPIPLIQIIVLVVLGAMMGFRWARSGKFMPSGLLTILSVTVLVWTCVAYRDYLPSVSRTVAVDGNTNRSENNTMLT, translated from the exons AT GATTTGCTTAGCTATCGAAGTAGTATCACCAGTCATGTTCGATGTGGTAGGCATAATTTTCGCTATTCTGGTTGCTGCCGGTGGAGCTTATGGCTATTTCAAAGCAG GATCGGTGCCCTCGTTAATAGCCGGACTCGCTTTCGGAATTCTACTCGGTATAGGCGCATACTTCAATTCGACCGACAGCCCGATACCATTGATACAAATTATTGTGCTGGTTGTTCTGGGAGCCATGATGGGTTTCCGATGGGCTCGTTCGGGGAAGTTCATGCCTTCAGGATTGCTCACAATCCTCAGTGTGACCGTGCTTGTGTGGACCTGTGTCGCATATCGAGATTATTTGCCTTCCGTAAGCCGAACAGTTGCTGTTGATGGAAACACTAACAGGTCTGAGAATAATACGATGCTAACGTAG
- the LOC129770245 gene encoding transmembrane protein 14 homolog isoform X1, whose translation MSNKRICLAIEVVSPVMFDVVGIIFAILVAAGGAYGYFKAGSVPSLIAGLAFGILLGIGAYFNSTDSPIPLIQIIVLVVLGAMMGFRWARSGKFMPSGLLTILSVTVLVWTCVAYRDYLPSVSRTVAVDGNTNRSENNTMLT comes from the exons atGTCAAAtaagag GATTTGCTTAGCTATCGAAGTAGTATCACCAGTCATGTTCGATGTGGTAGGCATAATTTTCGCTATTCTGGTTGCTGCCGGTGGAGCTTATGGCTATTTCAAAGCAG GATCGGTGCCCTCGTTAATAGCCGGACTCGCTTTCGGAATTCTACTCGGTATAGGCGCATACTTCAATTCGACCGACAGCCCGATACCATTGATACAAATTATTGTGCTGGTTGTTCTGGGAGCCATGATGGGTTTCCGATGGGCTCGTTCGGGGAAGTTCATGCCTTCAGGATTGCTCACAATCCTCAGTGTGACCGTGCTTGTGTGGACCTGTGTCGCATATCGAGATTATTTGCCTTCCGTAAGCCGAACAGTTGCTGTTGATGGAAACACTAACAGGTCTGAGAATAATACGATGCTAACGTAG